A genomic stretch from Leptospira johnsonii includes:
- a CDS encoding prepilin-type cleavage/methylation domain-containing protein: MARVSFKRQNPLKKRQGFTILEMTLAFALAAGWLLYVLMVVSEGIRLKKVAALQIEATHLAKIKMAQIDSATILQADTSSGDIPGYKDWKFTTIIKEENLDLLKMAGKESGKKPEDLLGGTNSSMNQLIAKRTGNNQGSATGGLIAVFHIYVTIEYPTGGRDNQGIPVKEQYTIETYKARMN, encoded by the coding sequence ATGGCACGAGTAAGTTTTAAAAGACAGAATCCTCTTAAAAAGAGACAGGGTTTTACTATTTTAGAAATGACCTTGGCGTTTGCGCTCGCCGCCGGTTGGCTTCTTTATGTACTAATGGTAGTTTCCGAAGGGATTCGACTCAAAAAAGTGGCAGCTCTCCAAATAGAAGCCACTCATTTAGCAAAAATTAAAATGGCCCAGATAGATTCCGCCACCATTCTACAAGCGGACACAAGTTCTGGAGACATTCCAGGTTACAAAGACTGGAAATTTACCACAATCATCAAAGAAGAGAACTTGGATCTTCTGAAAATGGCCGGAAAAGAAAGCGGCAAAAAGCCAGAGGATTTACTGGGAGGTACAAATTCCAGTATGAACCAGCTGATCGCAAAACGAACCGGTAATAACCAAGGTTCCGCAACAGGCGGACTTATCGCAGTATTTCATATTTATGTAACGATAGAATATCCTACAGGCGGAAGGGATAACCAAGGAATTCCAGTAAAGGAACAATACACGATCGAGACCTATAAGGCGAGAATGAACTGA
- a CDS encoding type II secretion system protein gives MGPSSLHSVFLKLLRKRRRSGFTLIELTIVAALLGVLLGMVFGTYATILKVTRPTSGSEGVDREKAISVIENIRSTLTMTFYFQTEKNLVFVSRKGRKSEDGPRHPGESTKDHFIVFAAVHPNSEEVALPEVREVEYYLKQKDGTDYYKLMRREDEIVDKYPFVGGQEYELLDNVKSLSFKFSKTGKEWEEEWDSFQRKSIPRLIRIEIIANMGNKERRFETLAFPGMLMK, from the coding sequence ATGGGACCTTCTTCTTTACATTCAGTTTTTCTTAAGCTTCTTCGAAAAAGAAGAAGATCCGGATTTACGTTAATAGAATTAACTATAGTCGCAGCATTACTAGGCGTTCTGCTCGGAATGGTATTCGGGACCTATGCAACCATACTAAAAGTCACCCGGCCCACATCAGGCTCGGAAGGTGTGGATAGAGAAAAAGCGATCTCTGTGATCGAAAATATTCGAAGCACTTTGACCATGACATTTTATTTCCAAACCGAAAAAAACCTAGTCTTCGTGAGTAGAAAAGGACGCAAATCTGAAGATGGGCCAAGACATCCGGGTGAAAGTACCAAGGATCATTTTATAGTATTCGCTGCAGTCCACCCTAACTCGGAAGAAGTTGCTCTTCCTGAAGTAAGAGAAGTAGAATATTATCTAAAACAAAAAGACGGTACCGATTATTATAAATTGATGAGAAGAGAAGATGAGATCGTGGACAAGTATCCTTTCGTAGGCGGACAAGAATACGAGTTATTAGATAATGTAAAATCTCTCTCCTTTAAATTTTCCAAAACAGGAAAGGAATGGGAAGAAGAATGGGATTCTTTCCAAAGAAAAAGTATCCCTCGTCTTATCAGAATAGAGATCATTGCGAACATGGGAAATAAGGAAAGACGTTTTGAAACTCTTGCCTTCCCAGGGATGCTTATGAAATGA
- a CDS encoding general secretion pathway protein GspK, with the protein MNSGLGLKGRRFSRRRGAIVLLLVGGIGVAALTTTLDFAERSMAEYKISQGEMSGFKASLLAKAGFQGALAALRKIPEEQLYQSGIGLNPPPVPMGGGWIYYKIQGEDGKINLNSIFNADTKELNLRNQEMAQRLLERLGMKRDLFNPVIDWLDDDSQGNFEISYYEKLTPPRKIKNAYMYSLSELTSVKGFDPKIVYGSQKPPDYEQKYSKDFMSDEEKSLIGESDFVLANNLTAFVPFQRNYDDRINLNAAPYFVLMSLSDFMNRQSVLQIMKMKIKKGGYLKEIKDLETIPEFQVPSVGGLSLYKELAGEGTDVSGGRIKTKGEIFRISAVGEVERNYNSKKSSDVMKGPKIVRRITGIFDLTNNLMLYYRED; encoded by the coding sequence ATGAATTCGGGTTTGGGTCTAAAAGGCAGAAGATTCTCCAGAAGAAGGGGAGCCATCGTACTGCTCCTAGTCGGAGGAATAGGTGTCGCCGCCTTAACTACCACTTTGGATTTTGCAGAAAGATCCATGGCAGAGTATAAAATTTCCCAAGGTGAAATGTCAGGATTCAAGGCTTCTCTTTTGGCGAAGGCGGGATTCCAAGGAGCTTTGGCCGCACTTAGAAAAATCCCAGAAGAACAATTGTACCAATCCGGGATAGGCCTAAATCCGCCACCGGTCCCAATGGGAGGAGGATGGATCTACTACAAGATCCAGGGAGAAGACGGAAAAATTAATCTGAATTCTATCTTCAACGCTGATACAAAGGAACTGAATTTAAGAAACCAAGAAATGGCCCAAAGACTTCTGGAACGTTTGGGAATGAAGAGGGACCTTTTTAATCCGGTAATAGATTGGTTAGATGATGATAGTCAGGGGAATTTCGAAATTTCTTATTATGAAAAACTGACTCCGCCTAGAAAGATTAAAAACGCATACATGTATTCTCTTTCCGAGCTTACCTCGGTGAAAGGTTTCGATCCTAAAATAGTGTATGGCTCCCAAAAACCTCCGGACTATGAGCAAAAATATTCCAAGGATTTTATGTCCGACGAGGAAAAAAGCCTGATCGGAGAGTCCGATTTCGTACTGGCAAATAATTTGACCGCATTTGTTCCCTTCCAGAGAAACTACGACGATAGAATCAACTTGAACGCCGCACCGTACTTCGTTTTAATGTCTCTATCCGATTTTATGAACCGCCAGTCCGTTCTTCAGATCATGAAAATGAAAATAAAAAAAGGCGGCTATCTGAAGGAAATCAAAGATCTGGAAACCATCCCTGAATTCCAAGTGCCTTCTGTGGGCGGGCTTTCCCTCTATAAAGAATTAGCAGGAGAAGGAACCGACGTCTCCGGTGGAAGGATCAAAACAAAGGGTGAAATATTCCGGATCAGCGCGGTCGGAGAAGTAGAAAGAAACTATAATAGTAAAAAAAGTTCCGATGTTATGAAAGGCCCTAAAATCGTCCGTAGGATCACCGGAATTTTTGACCTGACCAATAACCTGATGCTATATTATAGAGAAGATTAA
- the pilM gene encoding pilus assembly protein PilM, with the protein MFLYEKFLTVDYGTNSVKGALFQRVAGNLTLLRAESMPISRMEEKEYETNVLRFINTYFAEEHAIVLSLSLDKLFVREISIPLTTEKAVREVIPFEIESRVPFPMETVEVLGSVWRIDQEKSDVITYAAHHSEFDTLASPFLESSLVFRGIFVDSVCLGSVISKHLHKEIQFANVAQLDIGGKKSILNVTKDGKIAHTRFLSVGGDTLTEEISKALKIPKDKAESLKTSIQFEPFHSPEDGLNLFAKEYKLKVADIKKAFAITQEFFTSLGEEVRRSFLSLEETERPEAVYLSGEGSKVRDLESFLGENLGIQARRYDFLSADPDRFATCYGMAYHLIQSKKSKIDFLETPYVKRLNKNLFDIAIFKPHIILSSVSFVLLIGVFFLGIISDKRKLAAANKILAEKVKSSTGSSVPSNRDPIEFAKSLRDGAERKTELYRKYLSKPSVLDVLHEISLKFPDPGMQPFLFQSITYDNGSVSIQGAVNEISEIGKVQDSLARSPMFKNVKLDSNRPNFGLKTFKVSFVIKMEVTSKIEEND; encoded by the coding sequence ATGTTCTTATACGAAAAGTTTTTAACCGTAGATTACGGTACTAATTCCGTTAAGGGTGCGCTGTTCCAAAGAGTGGCGGGTAATTTGACCCTACTTCGGGCGGAATCCATGCCTATTTCCAGAATGGAAGAAAAAGAGTACGAAACAAACGTACTTCGTTTTATTAATACATATTTTGCAGAAGAACATGCAATCGTACTTTCTCTTTCTCTAGACAAACTTTTTGTAAGAGAGATCTCCATTCCATTAACAACCGAAAAAGCCGTTCGAGAAGTTATCCCTTTCGAGATAGAAAGCAGAGTCCCTTTTCCGATGGAAACCGTAGAAGTATTAGGCTCGGTTTGGAGAATCGACCAGGAAAAGTCGGATGTAATTACTTATGCCGCTCATCATTCCGAATTTGATACATTAGCTTCTCCTTTTCTGGAATCAAGCTTAGTGTTCCGTGGGATCTTTGTGGATTCCGTATGTTTAGGTTCAGTTATCTCCAAACATTTACATAAAGAGATCCAATTCGCAAACGTTGCCCAGTTGGATATTGGCGGTAAAAAATCCATTTTGAATGTGACCAAGGACGGAAAGATCGCACATACTCGTTTTCTTTCCGTGGGCGGAGACACTCTTACCGAAGAAATTTCCAAAGCATTAAAGATCCCTAAGGATAAAGCTGAGTCCTTAAAAACCAGTATCCAATTCGAACCTTTCCATTCTCCGGAAGACGGTCTGAATTTATTTGCAAAAGAATACAAACTCAAAGTTGCAGATATCAAAAAAGCATTTGCGATCACTCAGGAATTTTTTACATCCCTAGGCGAAGAAGTCCGCAGGAGTTTCCTTTCTTTAGAAGAAACTGAAAGACCGGAAGCTGTTTATCTTTCTGGAGAGGGAAGTAAGGTCAGAGATCTGGAATCCTTTTTAGGAGAAAACCTGGGAATCCAAGCCAGAAGATACGATTTTTTAAGCGCCGACCCGGACAGATTTGCTACTTGTTATGGGATGGCGTATCATCTGATCCAATCCAAAAAATCTAAAATAGATTTTTTGGAAACTCCTTATGTCAAACGGCTTAACAAGAACTTATTCGATATCGCTATATTCAAACCTCATATTATCTTGAGTTCTGTTTCGTTCGTTCTTTTGATCGGAGTATTTTTCTTAGGAATTATTTCTGATAAAAGAAAACTAGCCGCTGCCAACAAGATCCTGGCTGAAAAAGTAAAATCCAGCACCGGTTCTAGTGTCCCTTCCAACAGGGATCCAATAGAGTTTGCAAAAAGTCTAAGGGACGGTGCTGAGAGAAAAACGGAACTATACAGAAAATACCTTTCTAAACCGAGCGTGTTGGATGTACTACATGAAATTTCCTTAAAGTTCCCCGATCCAGGAATGCAGCCTTTCTTGTTCCAAAGTATCACTTATGATAACGGTTCAGTATCCATCCAAGGTGCGGTAAACGAGATCTCAGAAATCGGAAAAGTACAGGATTCCCTGGCCCGTTCTCCCATGTTCAAAAACGTAAAATTAGATAGTAACCGTCCGAATTTCGGACTCAAAACATTTAAAGTCTCCTTTGTGATTAAAATGGAGGTGACCTCTAAAATCGAAGAGAACGATTAA
- the gspN gene encoding type II secretion system protein GspN → MARAKKIELEEEDELISNEEEEFLTMELEELPPDGLEEEDTPRFSFKQKLILVGSGVSSFLLFLILLFPYENIVRQFMNSSSGQPSSVFFNELSVSVLLGKVSVKSMEIMGQTFKVRSKDAQIKAGLFSLLRKKVNGDFEIEELELDYDGQTLGNIGELEGHLQLDSLSVPASRFGGAFSLKMPEGKFGSFPNLPEIPFVGKIENFFVNKILITSKIDQGMVEFEEFIIDTSVARLDLHGNVRLSDSFSNSQLNLRACFELERNFASAAENQIIVGALDLLEKSGSGKCIPITGTFQRPEFKIPGLNAPAGLPGAGPVP, encoded by the coding sequence ATGGCTCGCGCAAAAAAGATAGAATTAGAAGAAGAGGACGAACTGATCTCCAACGAGGAAGAAGAATTCCTCACGATGGAGTTGGAGGAATTACCTCCTGATGGATTAGAGGAAGAAGATACTCCTAGATTTTCTTTCAAACAAAAACTAATCCTGGTTGGAAGCGGAGTCAGCTCCTTTCTTCTTTTTTTAATACTATTATTCCCTTACGAAAATATAGTCCGTCAATTCATGAATTCCTCTTCCGGACAACCAAGCAGTGTATTTTTTAACGAGTTATCAGTCTCCGTTCTACTCGGAAAAGTTTCCGTAAAATCTATGGAGATCATGGGCCAAACATTCAAGGTCAGATCCAAGGACGCTCAGATCAAAGCTGGACTTTTTTCCCTCTTGAGAAAGAAGGTGAACGGTGATTTCGAAATAGAAGAATTGGAACTAGACTATGACGGCCAAACTCTTGGAAACATAGGGGAATTAGAAGGTCACCTACAGTTGGACTCTTTGAGCGTCCCGGCTAGCAGATTCGGTGGAGCGTTTTCTCTTAAAATGCCGGAAGGAAAATTCGGATCCTTTCCCAATCTTCCTGAAATTCCTTTTGTAGGAAAAATAGAGAACTTTTTCGTAAATAAGATACTCATCACTTCTAAAATAGACCAAGGGATGGTGGAATTCGAAGAATTTATTATCGATACTTCCGTTGCAAGATTGGATCTACACGGAAACGTCAGACTTTCGGATTCTTTTTCCAATTCCCAATTAAATTTAAGAGCCTGCTTCGAGTTAGAAAGAAATTTTGCATCCGCCGCCGAAAACCAAATTATAGTAGGTGCGTTAGATCTTCTAGAAAAAAGCGGAAGTGGAAAATGTATCCCGATCACTGGGACTTTCCAAAGACCTGAATTCAAGATCCCTGGTCTGAACGCTCCTGCAGGTTTGCCGGGCGCAGGTCCTGTTCCTTAA